In Pyrus communis chromosome 15, drPyrComm1.1, whole genome shotgun sequence, the genomic stretch TTCACTTGTTTCTCTGCGAGAGTCAATGCAGATGTATAATCATCgtatttccctttcttttttgttcagtTAACATTTACAATTATCAGCACTTGcgtgaatgatttttttttttttttttttttgatgatgcaGAAACCAGAGTCTAGACTAATTGTGAAAGAGAAGAGCGTGTCAGTGATTCTTTTGGCTGGAGGGCAGGGCAAAAGGATGGGGGTTAGTCTTCTTGGATAACATTTTCTCACATCGGTCACATTCCCCATTTTTCTTCATCAACCATTCTCCTTCTTCATCTGCATTTGCCTGCATAGTGCATATGAATGGAATAGAATCCCCATCACCTTCATCTATGGATTTTTTCGTTCATTCCCATTCCAACAGACGatcatgtttttttctttatgtttgTGCAACTAGGCCAGCATGCCAAAGCAATATCTTCCCCTTTTAGGCCAGCCAATTGCATTATACAGGTAATTGACTGACACTTTCTCAGCCAACCCACCTGgggaaattttctaatttttgtacACGACCTACCAAACCAACTACAATGCGTTACTAATCTGAATTAGCTGAATGTTTATCTGGTTGATTATAATGACGAACATGTACTTTCATGCTGTACCTTTAGAAGGATTATACAATGAATGAAGCTTTGTGCTTTAGACTTTGGATGCCAGTTTCAACTTTCTAGACACAGTTACTTTGTTGTGACTGAAACCTGACCTATTTGTGTCTATACTTCTAGTTGCAATAATTCTTTTCAGACTCCCTCGTGTAGGTTTTTTATTCACCTCTCAGGGAAATATTAATCAACTTTCTACTCTCTTATTTTTCCGGGGGATACAAATCGTATGCTCGTCTGATTGTTATTTCTGACTCCATGCAGCTTCTACACTTTCTCCCAAATGATTGAAGTAAGGGAGATAATTGTAGTTTGTGATCCCTCCTATAAGGATGTTTTTGAAGGTTTAATCCTTGCTCTCTTGCCCTCCTTGTAAATACATTACCTCTTGGCTTGGACATGTTTTATATACTGGGTGTAGTGATGCACGAGACATTTGAACTAATTTAGTTGGTCATGTATTGTTCTCAGACGCCAAACCTAAGATCCAGAAGGAACTTAAATTCACACTACCAGGGAAGGAAAGACAAGATTCCGTTTACAATGGACTCCAGGTGCACAGagattctttcttttcctttgtaaatcaagaattttaaaaaaaagtcTCCTTAATCATAAAGAAGtctcttttattttgtaaagCTCTTGGCTCTGCTTTATCTGAAACCTGCTTTATCCCAATGTCTGTTGCATCAGCTACTTGATATATGAAACTGAGAAGGCTGTCTATTGTTTTTTCCGGGACCATGCTTCTATGGTGAAACTTTGGTCCAATCCTTGAAGTTTGTTGAAAGTTTTCTTCTCATGAGGATTGCAACAATATCCACTTTAATCCCTAAGCCTCAGTGTTAGAAATGTGAGATTAATATGGGTAGCCCCAAGCCTGAATTTAACTTTTTCAGGTTTTGAAATTCTTCTTCAAGACGAGCCAAAAAAATACTTGTATGTAACAAAACTCTCTGGAGTGATAGTGCCATTGGACCAAATCTCCGGAGTGTTAGTGCCATTGACCtactctcaattttttttagtttgaagtTTGTTCGTCGTTTTTGCGAACAGATATTTGTACTCGTCTTGCACATTGTAGCCGACCGGTAATGAGACAAAAGTCAATGATTTCTTCTTATTGATAATTGAAATCTCATTGATATCTACAGATGatttcgttttttttatttgtttttcttaaatGTGATATATAATGATTATTGGGAAGCATAAACTAATCTGCTTATCATAGTATACAACTTTGTGGACAGGCAATTGATTTGACATCTGAGCTTGTCTGTATTCATGATTCTGCTAGACCTCTGGTATCATCAGGAGATGTAGAGAAGGTTTGAGATGCAGATTTCTTTCCCTGCCCACATCTAGTGCATCGGCTTTTATTGTCTCTTACAATACGTACTTAATAGAACACCTCTCATCATCATTAGGTAGTGTACTATGTTCTTATACGTTCCCTTTGGATTATGGTTTAGGCAGGTATACTACAGACCAATGCTACCAATTGAGTTCAATATGGAAAAGAACGTGTATGAAATATGTCGCACTAGGGAATCCAGAAATGCATTTCACCAAGAGTACATTGTTTCGTCTAGAGCAGTGCTACTTATTGAAATACATCAGTGTCTGAAACTAAATAGTTCGTCATAGTTGGCTGTTTCCTTACACATTCCGATTGTTGGTGTCAATATGTCCAGTCATAGTTGGTCTctctttcaaaaataaataaagaagaataaaagaaaTGGGAATTTTTTATGTGGGTTCTAGTTGCTAGATTTAGGCATTTATATATAGGGTAAAACATTTAAATTATGCACGGTTGTTTATCTGTTTGTATTCTTAAGTTGGACGCTTCCAGTAGCTATTTATAAGAATGATCAGAGTTGGAACTGTATGCTTTTAGGTTCTCAAAGATGGTTGCTTAAATGGTGCAGCTGTACTTGGTGTTCCAGTAAAAGCTACAATCAAAGAGGTACTACCTTCAATTTAGTAATATTTATGCTAAAGTTGTGTCCGTTTAGTATCTCCTTGGTTTCTTTTCAGTGAAACGCATTCAATAGGTATCTTGAAGCTCCTAGTTTTCACACTTTCCTGTAGTTTAGTTGCATCGAAGGATATTATGCTTTGTTTAACTCAGTAGTTCAATTCCACACTTGACACATGACATAGAACTTACAGAAGATTCTTTCAAATAGTGGTAGTTTTCTGTTCCCATCTTTTCTTACAATGTTACGATGTTCCACTCTTCGGTGGTGGATCACCATTACTTGACTTTGAAATTGTCTTCCTTGACTCTAGGATGGCCATTACTTCATGACCACAGAAATAGTATTGTCTAAAATTCGGAAAGCGCACATTGGAAGTGTATAGAATTGCAATCTTAATTGGGGGTAGCAGAatcttttgttttattgttgCTTTCCAGTCTAACCACACGTTGCTAGACCAACTAGCAATTCACCCTGTCAATGCTCCAGTGTCCAAATAACAAGACTTCCATCCATGAAACTACTTTTGTCaatggatttgttttttttttttttttttttgtactttcgTCTATGGATTAGTTTGATCCAAAACTTGATAAGCTTATCCGtgtgctttatttttcttttccatttttataTGCAGGCAAACAGTGAATCTTATGTAGTCAAAACCCTTGACAGGAGAACACTTTGGGAAATGCAGACACCCCAGGTTTGCTGCTTAACTTATATCTCTTAGTTGATCATTTGAGGACATTTTAACTTTGAATGCCGATCAATTCTTACAGGTCATCAAACCTCAGTTACTCAAAGAGGGTTTTGAGCTTGTCAATAGGTACTAACCACTAACTAACTCATGCTGCACAATTTAGTTGTATACTGATTGTTAAATAATGCATAACTACTGTACGAGTCCATGTTGATAAATGTTGAGGCACTGAGTAGACCAGAGTGTTTCCTTGAGAGGCTGATTCttgttatgtatttttgttGAGAGAATCAATCCCATATCAGGAGAAAGAAGGGACctgcatgtgcttataaatgattgagctactccccatattgcgaATTGGTttgatggtggaacctcaactttcatcaattttcaattttcaactttcttcaatttTCCAGTGAATGGAAAACGTACGAGTGAGACATAATATTTTGTTGGTCATCTCTAGGTTTCTCCATCGTTTACTTTTTTCATGTGGGCTCGTAATTGTAATTATATCTGTTGTTTGATCTTAAATATTTTTGGTATACAAATTCTGAACATATTGTACTTTCCACAGGGAAGGCCTTGAAGTGACGGATGACGTGTCTATTGTGGAGCACCTTCAGCATCCGGTGTACATCACCGAAGGATCTTATACCAACATCAAGGTTGTGAAACATCCTAACTGAAGCTTGATTCTTTACTGTAAACCAATATTAAGCAGTCCAGTGCCAGTCTCTGACGTAAACGTTTCTCAGTGTATTTGGAAATTCAGTCTCTATAACGTAACACATAATATCAAAGGATGTGATTCATTGAATTACAAACAATGTGGTGGTGTTTTGCAGGTGACAACGCCGGATGATTTATTACTCGCGGAAAGAATGTTAAGTATGAGCTCGGGAAAGTCTTCTTCTGAATAGCCGTCTCTCTGTATGCTGATTTTGTGCCAGTGCTTGTATTTTCGTTCTTCTTTCCTTTGTGTAGGCGAAACTAAAGCCGAAAAAtcatttaaatccaaaaaaaattattaaagggGGTGTGATTTTGTGCAAGTGCTTGTAGTTTTGTTGTTCTAATAGAAATTATCATGTTTATGAGTTAAAATTAATTGTGTAGAAATTGTGAGAAGATACTGTGATTAATGGAGGCTAAGGAGCTTGTCATGTTTCACCTGAACATGCTTTTGAGTGTGTGATTCCTGATTAGAAGCTGAATATCATTCGTAATTAAACCAAAACTGAACTTGAAAATAACTGCGTGGTAAGGGACCTCTGCACCAGAGATTGAATCTCTTTTTGTTTGAGATTAATTTAGAGTAAATTATTACTAGAATAAAAGTCCTAACcgaacataataaaaataactaaatagTTTTCggttaccaaaaaataaaatatttgacaattaTTTTATCcatcatcaattattttggtcatttcataaaaaatctcTGTTagataatttttgtcattttgattctcatttaacaaagatttttcacataataaccaaaataattgtCGACGGACAAACTCGGAACCAgctctatcgattttaaatataaaaaactaaaGTGAAGAGTTAGGCTAATCTCAtagaccattttgactaaaaagctaACCTAATATGTATTTTAACAAGGACCGCAAACACTGATCCATGGATACATCATACATCACAGGGAACGTGAATCAATTGAGCAAGATTTCGCAGCCATGTTGTTACATTGAAGGCCAAgttaataaaatgaaattccAATAACGTATCCAATACATTTTTGAATGAACGGCTGTCGGGATTTACATGTTTAAGATGAAACCATCATATCTGAAGGTTTACTTGCACCATCCCAAGCACAACATTCAGACGCAAAAGCAATGAGCCTGAAGAATCTCGGAAAACCTACCTGAGCTCATCAAGGCTAGAAAATCAGTTAACATGAGTGATACCAATTCAAGGTTTTAccatttttatttgtattcaGACCACATGAAAATTGAATGGAGATGGATAACCGCAAACCTTTACATCATCTGTTTtacttctctctctcacatccTCTCAGAAGAATGCCTCGCTCAAGCACTACTGGAGCACAGAAATTACACGaggaaaaaattatgtaaccaGCCAAAAGAGCAGCTGCGCAGCCGCCACT encodes the following:
- the LOC137718213 gene encoding 2-C-methyl-D-erythritol 4-phosphate cytidylyltransferase, chloroplastic-like, with protein sequence MDVLSLSVSSSAAFSNDNLGIPPLPKSAAGGGGLRLKLAAAETGIVNAGKQFSFRHKAKAPPTRIATFTCFSARVNADKPESRLIVKEKSVSVILLAGGQGKRMGASMPKQYLPLLGQPIALYSFYTFSQMIEVREIIVVCDPSYKDVFEDAKPKIQKELKFTLPGKERQDSVYNGLQAIDLTSELVCIHDSARPLVSSGDVEKVLKDGCLNGAAVLGVPVKATIKEANSESYVVKTLDRRTLWEMQTPQVIKPQLLKEGFELVNREGLEVTDDVSIVEHLQHPVYITEGSYTNIKVTTPDDLLLAERMLSMSSGKSSSE